AGTCAATAACACCTGTAAAGCCTTCCCTCTTTGCTATGTCTTCGGATATTTTCCTTACTCTTGATACTATCTCTCCTTCTAACTTTTCCCTCATCTCCGCAATTTCTCTTTGTGCCTTTTGCTGTAGTTCTATTCCTTCAGCTTCCACTCTCTGATATTCCCTTATCCTCTGTTCTCTTACATTTTGAGCTATTCCCCTGCTTTCTATCTGTTTTCGAAGGTCTTCAAGCCTCTTGTTTATCTGGTCAAGCTGTTTTTGATACTCTTCCACTTTGGCTCTTAGCTGAGATTCCTTGTCCTTTACAAGCTGGGATTCTGAAAGAATCCTATTTGGGTCAATGCAAGCAAACTTTTGCTGGGCAAAGCTAAAACCAGAAAAGAGGGCAACTACAAGAAGAGCTTTTTTCATAACCATAACCTCCTTACTAAAAAGCATACCACTAAATTAGGCAGACGTGTAAAGTTTTGAATGGAACTCTCCGTATCTTTTGTCTACCCTACCCACATGACCATAAAGCCATCCTGTAAGTATTGCTAAGGCTTGTCTTGCCTGCTTTTTATCCTGCATCTCCTTATCCAATTTGGTAAAAAGGTTTGCAAGAGTGTTTATCCTGTCCACTATGCCTTGATGCTGGTCATCCATTTCCTTTACGCCCGTATACAAGTCTGGAGT
Above is a window of Aquificaceae bacterium DNA encoding:
- a CDS encoding OmpH family outer membrane protein, whose translation is MKKALLVVALFSGFSFAQQKFACIDPNRILSESQLVKDKESQLRAKVEEYQKQLDQINKRLEDLRKQIESRGIAQNVREQRIREYQRVEAEGIELQQKAQREIAEMREKLEGEIVSRVRKISEDIAKREGFTGVIDCTVFIYRSAEIDITAEVIQRLDQQR